CAATTACAGGTTTACTGCAGGCCATTGCTTCAACTGCCATCATACCAAATGCTTCTGCAACTGATGGCATTAAAAAAATATCTGCAGCTACCAATGCATCCCGCACTAATTCTTCATCATTAGTCCAACCAAGATTTACCAGCTGGAATCGGTCGACAAATTGCTGTAATAATGCTCCCCCACTACTCAAAGTCAACAAGCAAATTGGCTGCTTTGACTTAATACGTTCGAGTGCCTGAATAATATAAGGTACTCCTTTAAACTCATTTTGCTCTACCCGAAAGCATATTACCAAAGCATCTTCAGGAATATCAAATAGCTTTCGTGCATTTGGATAAGCAGCAGCGGAAAAGAAGTTTAGATCTAACCCAAATGGCACTAAATGAACTAGTTTATTCTCAAACATTGGTGAGTTATTAACCATATCTTGCATCCATTTTGAGGCTACAATAATATCGAAATTAGATCTCTTGTAAGCTGCATGCTTATAATTAAATAAAAATCTAGTATTATCCCTAGCAAGTGGTATATGGCTAGTCAGGTCAGGACAATTACCACAACCAGTCATCCAACGTTTACAATCAAACGGATGAATACAATGTCCTGTCATAGCCCAAGGATCATGTAAAGTCCAAACCGTTGGCTTTAGCTTGGTAATCTTTGATAAATCTGATATAGAAAAATATCCTGAACTTATAATATGAAGGTGAATAAGATCAGCTTCTTTAAAGACCGGCATTCTGATGATTCGCGAAGCGTTCAAATGCAGTACCGACTGTAAAGAAGTAATTCGTTCTATTTTATTAATTACCCGATTAATTTTTCGAGCTATTGATCCTTCAAAAGTTAGTATTTCCGGATTCTGAGTATCCTTCTCCCAAATTAAATGACGAGATTCAATGCCATATTTTTTAAGAAGTGGTGTTATAGATAATCCACTAAATCTACGACCTGGTGATTCATATCCATTCACTTGCAGTATCTTCATTAAACTACTACTCATAAAATCTCAGCTATATTCTCTAATAACTTTACCATCCTTATCAGTAAAATTACGTTTTTTCCACAGAGCTCTATGAGGTTTGTCAATAATATTATTAATAGATTCCCGAGGGGCTTTTGTATAGTAATATAAAATGATCGATTTACGATATTCGCCTTTTGGAAATTTACATGGATCTGGTAAACCATGATAGCTTTTATCGTGCGTATCGAATGCAACAAGACGATTAAATAATGGAGCAATCTTTTTTAAACAATTCTCGCCATTATTATTATATATTCCAAATTCTCCTCCCCATCCTTCTTGCCATTTTGGGTTGAAATATATAATAACATTCATACGACGATTAAGTCCCGTTGCGTCATGATAATTACCATCAACATGTACATCTAATAAACCATTTGGCATTGTGAGATTAAGCCCCCCACCAGTAAAATATGGATCAGGCACAAGTTTTTTAATATTAAAAGTCTCTGATAAGGCTAAAAGAAATATAGACGAATTGAGCAAACGAATAGTATCAACAATAGCTTCCGGTATATCAAATTCTGATTTCCATATAGTCCTTTGTTTTATCTCAATATCTTCATCATAGCTTCTATCCCATATATCTTCATTAGGGGAAGGAAAATTATCCAAACAACTTTGAGCTAAATCAGCATGTAAAAAATTATCAATTACTAGGTGTTTAAATGGCTCAAGATAATACATACCATTATTTTTTGCATCAATAATCTTATTGCTCGCAAGCAGTGCAAACTCTTTCATTTGAGATTGAGAGAACCGACAAGGCAAATTAGCCTGAGATATTCTAGTCATACAAACCTTTATGTACATTTAACAATTCAATTTAGGAGGGTGGTACTAATTCACTTAAACCATACAACTCTATTAATATAATCCACGTAGCTCAAAACAATACGGAGTATTTTTTGTGAGACTAAGCCAGCATTATAATCTGAAACGATTGTTTGTAAATGACTATGTTTACTATGTTGTTTGGTTACAATGCGTACAGCATCTAGAACCTTTTCTACTTTAAGAC
Above is a genomic segment from Candidatus Tisiphia endosymbiont of Nedyus quadrimaculatus containing:
- a CDS encoding glycosyltransferase family 4 protein → MSSSLMKILQVNGYESPGRRFSGLSITPLLKKYGIESRHLIWEKDTQNPEILTFEGSIARKINRVINKIERITSLQSVLHLNASRIIRMPVFKEADLIHLHIISSGYFSISDLSKITKLKPTVWTLHDPWAMTGHCIHPFDCKRWMTGCGNCPDLTSHIPLARDNTRFLFNYKHAAYKRSNFDIIVASKWMQDMVNNSPMFENKLVHLVPFGLDLNFFSAAAYPNARKLFDIPEDALVICFRVEQNEFKGVPYIIQALERIKSKQPICLLTLSSGGALLQQFVDRFQLVNLGWTNDEELVRDALVAADIFLMPSVAEAFGMMAVEAMACSKPVIVFEGTSLPDVTFAPDVGLAVPMRDGEALYLALQHLIDNPDECKRRGQKGRMMAELHYGDETQAKKLADIYNRVVAR
- a CDS encoding 2OG-Fe(II) oxygenase, giving the protein MTRISQANLPCRFSQSQMKEFALLASNKIIDAKNNGMYYLEPFKHLVIDNFLHADLAQSCLDNFPSPNEDIWDRSYDEDIEIKQRTIWKSEFDIPEAIVDTIRLLNSSIFLLALSETFNIKKLVPDPYFTGGGLNLTMPNGLLDVHVDGNYHDATGLNRRMNVIIYFNPKWQEGWGGEFGIYNNNGENCLKKIAPLFNRLVAFDTHDKSYHGLPDPCKFPKGEYRKSIILYYYTKAPRESINNIIDKPHRALWKKRNFTDKDGKVIREYS